The Poriferisphaera corsica DNA segment AGCAAAAGAGGTCATTCCGCTCATTACCTCTTATCCGTTCGTGTCAGTTATCAAGCGGCGCAAATACCATGCCAAAAAGCATCGATTACAAACTGCGCGCACAAACACGAAAAACCTAAATTCACTTATGCGCTTTTATTTACTTTTCTCGCCATTCTTTGATGAGAACACGCCAATGTTGAGCTGTTTCTTCTCAAAGAGGCCCAAAATGGATACAGGAAAACCCTGTTATTTCTCTTTTTGTGCGCAGAAACCCGATGAAATCTGCCTACTTTAAACCGAATATGCTCAGCTTACGTCTTATCTTAACAATCGAGTTAGCCTAATGCCCATACCTCATTCAAGCTGCCTAAATGATTGTCTGAAATCCGCGTTAAACCTATACTGCCCTCTACTCAACCCGCCACTCAGGGAGATCATCACACATGGCCACAGACGAGACATCGATGAAAGATATTGATATCAAAAGCATTACGAACGTAGCCGCCGATGTTGAGCAGTACCTCATCGACTTCCTTGATTCACGACCGCTCCCAAACAACCTCCGCGAAGCCTGCAAATACGCGCTGCTCGGCGGAGGCAAACGCCTGCGGCCCGTACTCGTTATTCAGTCAGCACTTGCAGTCGGGGGTTCTCTCCAAAACGCACTCCCACCCGCGGCCGCAATCGAGATGATTCACGCCTTTTCACTTGTCCACGACGACCTCCCAGCCATGGATGATGACGACCTCCGACGCGGCCGCCCTACGCTCCACAAGCACACAGATGAGGCGATGGCGATCCTTGCAGGGGATGCGCTGATGGGGCTTGCATTTGAGCTGATTACCACGAAAATCGCAGATTCGACGCTTGCGACGCGGATTGTCGCGGAGCTTGCCACGGGTAATAACAACATGATTGCTGGGCAGATCTATGACACGCTCCCCGACTTCGAGGATGGTGTTGAATCGCTTGAGCGGTTGGTGACGATTCATAAGAATAAAACCGGTGCGTTATTGCGAGCATCTTGCCGCATGGGGGCGATGACCGCGGGCGCTAACGATAAACAAATTAACGACTTAACCCAGTATGCCGATGCGATCGGCTTGATGTTCCAGGTTGTGGATGATGTCTTGGATGTAACCCAGACGACTGAACAACTCGGAAAAACAGCGGGTAAAGATGTTGAGCAGGACAAGATGACCTATCCGGCTCTAATGGGATTGGATAAATCACGTGACGAGATCGAGCGGCTGCATGCTGAGTCGATTCAAGCACTTGCGGGTTTCGGTGAAAGCGCGGATGCTTTGCGTCACTTGTCGGATTACATGGCAGTTCGCCAACATTAAGCATGCTGCATGGGGAGGCGATGATTGGTAAAATGGGCTGCTGAATGATGGCTGCGTGTATTTGTTTGGTTAAATACGTGTATAGGCCATGGGTGAAAACTGAATGAGACGCTGTTTAAGTCTAATAACTGATTAGGCGTGAGTCCTGTGGGACTCAATGAACGGATGTTTGGTTTGGCCCGGAATTGGGTGGGTGTAAGGGTGGAGGTAAGGGGAGTGAGAACCAAAAGCGTTGTAAGTCCTCAGTAAATAACCTAATTGCGTATATGGTAATAGGTTATATCCCTGAATGAATTTCAGACTGACACCTGACAGCGCCGATAGAGAGGGGTAAAATGGGTCTTGATTGACCGCCGAGCCGTATGGGGATTACAGCAAGTATTGTTGCTGTGAGAACCATGACGTAAACCAGTGGGCGGGTTACGGGTCGGAATGAACAGTTGTCTGCGATGTGAAGTATGAACAGACAGACGCCCGTGTTGTGACATTCATTGCGTTGGATGTTTATAAATGACCAAGAGCAGTATGGAAATCATGAAGGATGTGGACGACGCGTGTGTGCGCAAGTCGGCAGTTGTCATGTTTTCATGTTGCAGGCGAATCAAGGGTAAAGCGGCGAACTGGATGAAAGCCGCGGCCGACTATCTGCATGTATGATTTTGCGCTGTAATGTATTGCGCATGTTGTACGTCGTGTGGATCAGACGGCATTTGCCCGAAAAGAAAGGCTAAGGACATGCCTCAGGATCTTTTGAAGACCATCAACGGTCCACACGATTTGAAAGCATTGAGTGTTGATCAACTCCCGCAATTGGCAGATGAATTGCGTGAGTGTATCTGCGATCAGATTTCAAGGACGGGTGGACACTTTGCATCGAATTTGTGTGTGGTTGAGTTGACGATTGCGCTGCATTACGTGTTTGATTTTGCGCAGGATCGTTTGCTGTTTGATGTTGGGCATCAGTGTTATCCGCACAAGTTGTTGACGGGTCGACAGAAGCTGTTTCCTGAATTGAAGACGAAGGGCGGGATGGCAGGGTTTCCTGAGCCGCGTGAGAGCGAGTTTGATTTGTTCTCGGTGGGTCATGCTGGGACGGCGATCCCGACGGCGGTTGGTATGGCGATCGGTGATACGGCAATCGGCGAGGGGCATCGGCGGTGCGTATCGATTATTGGCGATGCGTCGATTATTAATGGCGTGTCGATGGAGGGGATGAATTACGCGGGGACGCTGAACCGGCAGTTCCTGACGATCTTGAATGATAATGGGATGGCGATTGGTGATCCGCAGGGCGCGGTGGCACAGTATTTTGATCGCATCCGTGTGAGCCACACGTTTGATGATTTGAAGAAGCGGGGTAAGGAGATTCTGGAGATGATCCCGGGCGGATCGTATCTGGAAGATTTTTATCATCGTTCGGGTGAGGTGATTAAGGCAGCGATTTCGACGGGCCATGTGTTTGAGCATTTTGGTCATGTGTGCGTTGGGCCGCTGGATGGTCATGATTTGCCGACGTTGGTGGATTTGTTTAATGAGGTGAAGGACATTGAGAAGCCGATCTTGCTGCATGTGAAGACGGTGAAGGGTAAGGGGTATGTGCCGGCGGAAGGAGATCCGTTTAGGTTCCATGCGCCGAAGGCTGGGGTTGTTGTGAACGGGAATGGTGAAAAGAAGGTTGAAGAGGCTTTATCTAAGGGTGAGTTAGAGAAGAGCGACTGCTCGGTGGTGAAGAAGCCTGCATGTGGGGGCAAGTCGTTTACGGCTGCGTTTGCAGATGGGATGAAGGGGTTGATGGCGAAGGATGAAAAGGTATACGCGATCACAGCGGCGATGCCTGACGGCACGGGGCTGGATAAGGTGGCGGAGGCGTACCCGGATCGGACGATCGACTGTGGTTTGGCAGAGAGTTTGGGGATGGATATGGCGGCAGGTATGGCGAAGAGCGGGTTGAAGCCGTTCTATGCGGTGTATTCGACGTTTAGCCAACGGGCGCTGGATCAGACGTTCCAGGAGGTCGCATTGCAGGGCTTGCCGGTCCGTGTGTGTATGGACAGGGCAGGGTATGTGGGCGGCGATGGGGCGATGATGCACGGGTTTATGGATATCGCGATGAATGCGGTGTTCCCGGACGTTGTGATGATGGCACCAAGCGATGAAAGCAATTTTAATGCGGGGTTGGAATTTATGCGGGGGTATGAGAAGTCAGCGACGTTTATCCGTTATCCGCGTGATGTGGTGGCGGCTGAGGAGTTGCAGGCGGATGTGCCTAAGTATGAGTTAGGGAAGGCGAACCTGATTAAGAAGGCGAAGGGCAAGAAGCCTGACGTGGCGGTGTTGGCGTATGGTGTGATGGTGTATACGGCGGCTGAGGCTATTCGAGAGTTAGAAGGCCAGGGTTATGATGTTGCTTTGTATGATGCACGGTTTGCCAAGCCTGTAGATATGGGTTTGGTCACGGAGCTGATTGAGGGCGGCATCCCGGTCGTGACGGTCGAGGATCATGGGATTGTCGGCGGTTTCGGCACGATGGTGCTGGAAGGCTGCAATGAGGCTGGTCTGCGGACGGATAAGCTTAAGCGGATCGCACATCCAGAGAAATGGATGTATCAGGATTCACGCGGCGGTCAGTTGAAAGATGCGGGTTTGGATGCGACAGGAGTTGCAAGCACGATCCGTAAGTTTCTTGACAAGCTGAGCCACGATGTGAATGTGGATGTGAAAACGAAGTCGTCACAGCAAGTCGCCAAATAATCTCCCCCCCCTGTTTCGCAAGCGAGGAGTGGGCGTGTGGTTGTAGGCCTTTTGTTTCGCAAGTGAGGAGCGGCGTGAGGTTGCAGGCAAGGGATTTAATTTGAGGCTGTTTTGTTGGCGAGTCATTTAATAAATATTCAAGGCCGCATACGAAAGTGTGCGGTTTTTTTATGAGAGGAATCAGTAGAAACAGTGAACAGGTATGTTCAAAGCTAAAGGAGTTGCAGAGATTTTGTTTGTTGGGATAACACCCTGCTACCGGCGGTGGCAGGCTTGAGGTGTGTGGCGTTTGATGAAGGGGCGATAAGGATGGGGCAAGGGGGGCAAATTGCAGGAGGAGGATGAGGTTTAACGATGTTAATGAGATCAGGGGTGATGTTTGAAACGGTTTGCTGCGTCTGTGTTGTGCTTGTGTTGTAATCATCAATCGGGTCTGTGGGAAATATGACAATGGGTAAGCTGGCTGTGCGCAAGAGCATGGGTAAAGATAAAGGGCGTCGTCATCGCAGGAGTGGAAATGAGGGGAGAAACAGGGGGGGGATGGGAGTGGTTTGGAAATTGAAAATGGCGGTGAGGTTGGTGGTTTATGGGTTGGCGGTGTACTTGCCGGTGATGGGGGTTTGGCTGTGGTATACAGGTTACGGGGCGAAGGAGTTGTTGAATGCGGGGGGGATGTGGATGACACCGATGACGAGCTTTCTGATGACGCCGATGACAGTGATGAGGGAAGATGGGGTTGTGGGTGAGATCGGGATGATGTGGGGTGTGATTGCGGTGGGATTATTGGTGTTGATGGGGTTGCACTTATTGAGTCGGCTGTTGGGTGGTTGGCGAGGGATGAAGTGGGAGAGTTTGATGTTGCTGCTGGTGGGCAGTTATTCGGTGGTGTGCAGCTGCTATTGGTTAGAGGTGTTGGCGCGGGTGTAATCCCCCCCCCTGTTTCGCAAGCGAGGAGCGAGTGTAAGGTTGTAGGTGATTCGTCTTTCTCTTCTGCAGGTGGAAGGCGCGAGCGAGGGGCGGGAAGGTGTTGTAGGCGGCTAACATATCGTTGGGATGACACCCCACGACCGGCGGTCGTGGGCTTGTTTTTTAGGCTTAGATATGAAGCTTTGTCTAATAGATGGTTAGTTTATTTATTTTGTGCCCTTTGGCCCACCGTCTTGGAAGTACTTTTTGTGGAGTGCGGATTCGAGGTCGATGTTGTTGATGTTTGCGAGGGTGGTGAGCCATGCGATGACGTCGGCGAATTCTGATTCGAGGTCTTCCTGTGTCGAGCCGCCGGAGGTGTCACCGCCCTGGCCGTTGACTTTGTGGAGGGTGGTGGCGAGTTCGCCGATTTCTTCGATGAGCCACATGAAGGTGCCGGGGGTGCCGCGCTCGGCGTCTGTGGCGTAATAGCGGTCACGGATGTGCTGCTGGAAGGCGGCGATGGTGAGGGGGTCTGTGGATGGGGCGTTCGCTGATTTAGGGGGGAGATTGTCGCTCATGGAGAGTATTTTAGTGGTGATTTGCAGGAGCGTGAAATAGTTGGGGCTTGATGCGGGTTCAGGGGGATAGAATGTGGCTGTGAATGAGGGAGATATGTAAGGGCATGTGTGGGGGGATGGGGAGAAAAAGTGGGGAATGTTTGCATGTTTGGGGTGAAAAAAGGTGATAAATGGATAGAAGGGTGTTGTGGTGTGCGGAGAAGCGAGTGTGGTAATGAAAGGTTGCAAGATCAGCTTACTTGGTGAGGGGATCAAGGAGTTTGTTATGAGTACCGTTGTGATCAAAATTAGTGGGATGAAGTGTGAGGGGTGTGTGGGTGAAGTGCAGGCGAGGTTGAGCAAAGTGCGAGGGGTGAGAACAGCAGTAGTGGATCTGGCGAGTTGCGAGGCGAGTGTGCAGATTGAGGATGGGGTGGCGGATGTGGACATGCTGATGGCGGTGGTTAAGGACGCTGGGTTTGATGCGGCTCCCGCGTTCGGGAGTTGAATGGTTGGGACGTATTGAGATGGGTTTATTGAAAGTCTAATTAGGAGTTAGTCAGTGGCAAAGGTAACGTTAGATGTGAAGGGGATGCGTTGTGCGAGTTGTGTGAATCATGTGGAGAAGGCGCTGTTGGCATGCGATGGTGTGGATAGTGCGGTAGTGAATTTGCCACTGGAGGAAGCGGTGGTGGGATATGACGACGTGGAGATGGATGTTGAAGAATTGGTTGAGGTTGTTGGTGATGCGGGATATACGGCGGAGGTGCGCGGGGCAGCGGATGAGGAACATCAGCATGGGGATGCTGGGAGTGGTGGACATGAACATAATGAGGTCGGGGAGTGGAAGCAGAAATTGATCGTGGGAGGTGTATTGGGGGTTGTGGTGATGGTATTGGCGATGGGTTGGAAGGGGCAGGCATCGCATTGGTGGCAGTTGGTGCTGGCGACGCCGATCCAGGTTTGGTTGGGTTGGAGTTTTTATAAGGGGGCGTGGAATGGTTTGAAACATAAACGTGCAGACATGGATACGCTGGTCGCGTTGGGGACGAGTGTGGCGTATGTGTATTCGGTGTTTTCGACGTTTTTCGGCGGGGAATATGTGTATTTTGATACGGCGGCAATGATCTTGGTGTTGATTGGTTTGGGGAAGATGCTGGAGGCGAGGGCGAGAGGAAGTGCAGCGAGTGCGATCAGAGGTTTGATGGATTTGCAGCCGCCTGAGGCGGTGGTGCTGCGGGAAGGGAATGAGGTAGTGGTGAGTGTGGGTGAGGTGAGGGAAGGGGAGGTTTGTGTGGTGAAGCCGGGGCAGAAGGTGCCGGTGGATGGGAGGGTTGTGGAAGGTGGGTCGAGTGTGGATCAGTCGATGGTGACGGGGGAGAGCTTGCCGGTGGATGTTGAAGTGGGGAGTAAGGTGTTTGGGGGGACGGTTAATCAGACAGGCGCGTTTCGGATGGAGGCAACAGCGACGGGTGGAAAGATGTTGTTGTCGCAGGTGGTGGGGTTGGTGAAACAGGCGCAGACGAGTAAGGCGAAAGTGCAGCGGATTGTGGATGAGATCGCGGCGGTATTCGTGCCAGCGGTATTGGTGGTGGCGGTGATAACGTTTATCGGGCAGGGGATTTATTGGTGGGGCGAGGTTGGGGGATGGCAGATGGCGATGGAAGCGATGATTGCGGTGTTGATTGTGGCGTGTCCGTGTGCGCTGGGATTGGCGACGCCGACGGCGATCATGGTGGGGACAGGGATTGGTGCGCAAAGAGGGATTTTGATTAAAGATGCGGCGGCGCTGGAACGGGCTGGGAAGTTAACGGATATTGTGCTGGATAAGACGGGGACGTTGACGGTGGGTAAGCCGGCGGTGACGGATGTGGTGTGTATGTTGGGCGAGAGTTGTCAGGATGATGTGTTGCGGTTTGCTGCAGCAGTGGAGATGGATTCGGAGCATCCGCTTGGTAAAGCGATTGTGAATGAAGCGAAAGAACGTGGGATGGTTGTGGTAAGAGCGGAGAAGTTTGAATCGTTGACGGCGGCGGGTGTGAGGGGTGTTGTAGAAGGGCATGAAGTGATTGTGGGTCGGATGACGACGTTGCGGGAGATGGGCGTTGAGGGGATGGATGAACTGATTAAGAAGCGAGATGAGGTTTTGGAGGCGCAAAAGACGGCGGTGGGTGTGGCGGTGGATGGTCAGGCTCGGGGTGTGATCGCGTTTGCGGATAAAGTGAGAGATGGCGCGGTTGAGGTTGTGGCTGAATTGAAGGAATTGGGTTTGAATGTGGTGATGATGACAGGGGACAATGCAGGGAGTGCGAAGGCGGTGGGCGATCGTTTGGGTATTGATGAGGTGATGGCGGAGGTGTTGCCGGCGGATAAGCAGGCGAAGGTGAAGACGCTACAGGGGGAAGGGAAGCGGCGTGTTGCGATGGTGGGGGATGGGATTAACGATGCGCCGGCGCTGGCGAGTGCGGATATTGGGATTGCGATAGGTGGTGGGACGGATATTGCGATGGATGCGGGGCATGTGGTGTTAGTGGGAGATGATCTGAAGAATTTACCACGGGCGATTCGGTTGAGTCGGGCGACGATGAAGCGGATTTATTATGGATTGGGTTGGGCGTTTATTTATAACGTGGTGTTGATACCGGTTGCGATGAGCGGGTATTTGTGGCCGATGTTGGCGGCGGGGGCGATGGCGTTTAGCTCGGTGAGTGTGGTGGGTAATGCACTGTATCTTCGTCTGAGTTGGAAAGATTAAAATGGTGAGTCTAATTAATGATTAGGCTAGCGATATCTGAAGATATGGATACGTTGATTGAGATTGCTGAGGCGACAGGGTTGTTTCGGCCGCAGGAGTTGGAGGAGTTGATTGGGGTGATGGGCGCATATTTTGAAGGGCAATTTGATGAGCATCATTTTTGGGTGGTAGATGAGGAAGATGGTGAGATTGTCGGGGTGGTGTATTATGCGCCTGAACCGATGGCGTGTCATGTTTGGAATACATATTTTATTGCGGTGAGAGAAGGGTGGCAGCGTATGGGCAAGGGCAGTGAGTTGATGGGGGATGTTGAAGAACAAGTGAAAAGAATGGGAGGACGATTGCTGTTGGTGGAGACCTCAGGGTTGGAGCGATATGAGCAAGCGAGGCGGTTTTACAGTCAGTGTGGATATGATGAAGAGACGCGGATACGCGATTTTTATGATGAGGGTGAGGATAAGGTGATATTTCGTAAAGCGCTCTAAGCGTGAGATGGATCATTGTTTGAATAAACAGAAGTGCAAAAAGTCTTTATTAATAGGTTTTTGATGTGATAATAGGGATGGTGGGGTACATCTCAAAATTGAGATATTGCTTGTTGACGAGAAGTATGTTTAAGTACTTCGCGTTGTTTGTATGTGGGTTGTGAGGTGGTGCGGTAAGAATGGGCGTGTGGTTTTGTATTGAAATTTAAGAGATGACTTTTACTAAATCCAATTTTGGGAGGATGAATTATGCCTGTGTGTTTGAGAACGCATTCTTGTGTGATGTTGTTGATAGGTTCTTTGGTTGGTGGAATGAGTGGCGTTGATTGTTTGAATGCGGCGGATGTTAGAACGGTTGCGCTGACGCGGCATCAGGCGGCGGGGACGCGTGATGTGTGGGATGATTTTTATCATTTTACGATTAATGATTGGGGGCAGACTGCGTTTGGCGGTAAGTTGACGGGGAATGCTGTGACTGAAATTACGGACAATGGGATATGGCTTGAAGATTATGGTAATCAGTTGTTAATAGCACGCGGTGGTCAGTCAGCGTGGGGTGCGGATGATGATGCGGTGTTTCGTACGTTGACGAGTCCTCAGATTAACTCGTTGGGTACGGTTGTGTTTAAATCGAGTTTAGAGGGTGAAAATATTAGTAGTTTTCTGAATGGCTCGGCTGTGTTTCGGTATGGTGAAGATTACGGGCCACAGATGTTGTTTCGAACGGGACAGGCATGGGGCGATGGGACACTGGATATTAATAACTTCAGTAGCTTGCGCACGAATGAATCGGGTGAGTATGCGCTAAAGATGGAGTTGAATAAGTTGGGGCAACCATTGGACGGGTTTGTCGTGGTGAAGGGTGATGGACAAACGGTGAAGACGATCGCGGAGAAAGGTAGTTTTGCGGGTGGTGTTGGGAATGGTGTGGTCTATGAGGATTCATTCTTTGCGCCGAAGTTAAATGACAACGGTGATGTTTCGTTTATGGCGCACATTGAAGGTGATGGTGTTATTCAATGGAATGATATTGGGGTTTGGATGAGTCAAAATGATATTCATGTTTTGCAGATGCGTGAAAGAATGAGTGCACCGGGAACGGGGCAGGTATTAGAAAGCATCTCGATTCCCTCGATTAATGATGCGCGAGAGATTGTGTTTAAAGGTGATTTGGTTCCTTTGCTTGGTCATGATTATGATCCGCTGACAGATGCAGGCCTTTGGGGCGGGCATAAAGATGATTTGCAATTGATCGCACGCCGAGGTGATGCCGCGGTGGGTTTAGAGGGATGGAATTTTGGCAGGTTTTTGAATACTAGTATTAATCATGATGGAACGATCATGTTTACCGCTCAGCTTGCCAATGATGTTGAAAGTTTAGAGGAAACCAAGGGGGTATGGCAGCATAAGGATGGTGTGACAAGTTTGATTGCAGGGACGGGTAGCGTGATTGAGGGGTTAGATGATGGTGAGTTTGTGAGGTACGTTTTTGAAGATAGCATCAATGGGTTAGGTCAAATTGTCTTTAGTGCTAGCATCGCGGGGGCAGGAGTTACAGAAGAAGATAATGTTGGGCTGTGGATTACGGGGTTGGATGGCGCGTTGGATTTGATCATTCGGGAAGGTGATTTGTTTGATGTTGATGATGATCCGATTGCGGAAGACTTACGTGTGATCAGTGATATTGCGATGGATGGATGGTCGGGTGGCGAGGAAGGTCATGCGAAGAGTTTGAATGACTGGGGTGAGTTGGCGGTTCGTTTGAATTTTACGGATGGATCGGAAGGTTTGTTTGTGTTTAACACGATTGCAGCGATACCTGAGCCGGGGAGTGTGGCTTTGCTTGGTGCAGGTTTAGTTGGGATGCTTGCTCGAAAGAGAAAGTGTGGTTTGGGGTAATTGAAAATTCGTTGTGATTGATAGGGGCAATCTTTGTCATTGAATGATGTAAAGCAAACTCTGAAAGGAGGGTTTGATATGCCTGTGTGTAAAAAGAAAATGACTTTAATTGTAGGGATTTTGGTGTGTGTGGTTAGTGGTGGCGAAGTGATGGGTGAAGTTGAATCGCGGACGGTTGCGCTGACGCGTGAAGCGGCGCCGGGAACACGTGCGATCTGGGGGGAGTTTGGTAATTTCACAATCAATAATGCTGGACAGACAGGGTTTATGGGGAGGTTGACGGGTATTGGTGTTGTTGATGCAAATGATTACGGAATTTGGCTTGAGGATGGTGGGATCAAGCAGTTTGTTGTGCGTGAGGGGGATGGCGCGAGTGATGTGGATGATGGTGCATACTACAGGAATTTCAACTTGCCTCGCATAAATTCGGAAGGGCAGGTGTTTTTTTCTGCTGAGTTGATTGGCGAGAATGTGATTGATGAAACTAATCGTGGATTGTGGCGATATCGTGAGGGGCATGGTACGAATATGTTGGCTCGCAGGGGGCATCCGTCGGGTGGCGACATTGAGTCGACGGGTTCGATTTCGTATGCTCGAGTGAATGATGCAGGGCAGTTTGCTTATCGTGCAATTCAGTATCTAGATAATTTTGAAACGGATGCGTTTGCGATCATGCGAGGGGAAGGCATGGTGCAGCATGTAATCGTGGATAATGGTGAGCATGCAACGGATCTTGGCGATGAGGTTGTGTTTGCGAGTTCGGTTTATACTCCGAGTATGAATAATGTTGGGGGATTGGGTTTCATTGCTCGGATTGAGGGGCCTGGGATTACGAATGAGAATCACAATGGTATTTGGTATGGGGATACAAACGGGCATGAGTTGATTACGCGTCAGGGTTTTGCGGCGAATGGTACAGATCAGTGGTTTAATGAATTTGGAAGTATCCGTGTGAATGATGCTGGTCAAGTTGCGTTTAATGCGAGCTTGAAGCCAAAGGTGGGGCAGGAATATCACCCGTTTACAGACAGGGGTTTGTGGGCGGGGACAAGTGATTTGTTAGAAATGGTCATGCGTTCGGGTGATGATGCTGCGGGTCTGAATGGATTGCAGTATGGTCAAACGCTGAGCTTTGTGATGAATACGGATGGTGATGTTTTATATTCATCATGGTTGTTGTTTGATGGCGTGGAATTGAATAGTGAGAAGGGGATGTGGTTGCATTCGGATGGTGAATCAGAGCTGATTGCGGTGACGGGGCGATCTCTACCTGGATTACAAGAATGGGAAACGGTTGATTATATCTTTTCGATGAACATGAATGATCTGGGTCAGGTTGTGTTTACGACGACGGTCGAAGGGGATGGGGTGACGGATGATAATGATCGTGCGTTGTGGTTGCGGAATGCGGATGGTGGTTTGCATCTGTTATTGCGTGAGGGTGAGTTGTTTGATGTAGATGATGATGCTGTGGGGGAAGATTTGCGCATGATCAATGATATTGATATGTATGGGTATTCAGGTGGTGAGGATGGTCAGACGCAGAGTTTGAATGACTCGGGTGAGTTGGCTGTGCATTTGAAGTTTAACGATGGCTCGGAGGGATTGTTTGTGTTGGATACGATGTCGACGATACCTGAGCCGATGACAGTGGGTTTGATGAGTGCTGGAGGGTTGGGATTTCTGTTGCGGAGGCGTCGAAGGGAATGAGTGGGAGGGGTGAATGTGGGCGCTGAATTCGCTGTGCATCTGTAGGTAGATGCACAGCGAATTTTTTATATTCTGTGATTGACTTAACCTAACAAAAACCTAAAATAAGAGTGAAGTCGGTAGGCTATTTTTTGATCAAGCGTTTGCGAGATAGGGGGAAGATATGAGGTGATGTGATGATTGTTAGTGCGAGTGTGCGGACGGATGTGCCTGCGTTTTATGGGGAGTGGTTTGTGAATCGATTGAGGGCGGGGTTTTGTGGTGTGTTGAATCCGTATAGTGGGAAGCCGTACCGGGTGAGTTTGGAGCGGGAGGATGTGGATGGGATTGTGTTTTGGACGAAGGATGTTGGGCCGTTCATGAAGCGATTGCATGAAGTGAAGGGGATGGGGTATCCGTTTGTGGTGAGTCATACGATTACGGGGAATCCAAGGGTGCTGGAGAGGTCGGTGGTGGATGCAGAGAAGGCGGTGGCGAACTTGAGGCGGATCGCGGATGAATTTGGTGAGCGGGTTTGTGTGTGGCGGTATGATCCGATTGTGTTCAGCACGGTGAGTCGATATGAGGATCATGTGCGGCGGTTTGAGATTTTAAGTGAGGCGTTAATAGGGGCAGTAGATGAGGTGGTGGTGTCGGTGATGCATCCCTATGCGAAAGTTAGACGGTCGATGGATGAGGTGGCGAAGTTGGTGGAGGACGGTGAGGGGAAGAATGGAGGGAGTCACGGAGGATATGGATTGAAGTGGTGGGATCCGAGTGATGATGTGAAGATGCGATTGATCAGTGAATTGGATGGGATTGCGAAAGGCAGGGGGATGCAACTCAAAGTGTGTACGGGAGAGGCGTATCGGCCTGCAGAGGTTGTGGCTGCGAAGTGTATCGATGTGGGGCGGATGAGTGATGTGGCGGGGCATGAGATCAAAGGAAAGGAAAGAGGTACGCGCGAGGGGTGTCTTTGTGATGAATCGCGAGATATTGGGATGTATGATACGTGCCCGCATGGGTGTGTGTATTGTTATGCGACAAACGATATGGCGTTAGTTACGAAGCGGTTTAAGGGGCATGATCCAGAAGGGAGGTTTTTGTATCGCTTGGATAGGTGTGTGGTTGATGAGGTTGAGAAGGAAAGCAAGACGGTTCAGCTCGGACTGTTTGGTGAGTTGTAAAAACAAACAGCTTCGCGGATGAGGCGAAGCTGTTTGGATTGTTTTGTTATTAAGTAGTGTGGAAATTATTCTGCAACGGGGACGTCTTCGGGGATTGCAGCGGATTGTTTTTTGCGGAACTCAATGTACTTGGCTTCTATCTCTTTGTTAGAAGTCGCGAGGATGGAAACCGCGAAGAGAGCAGCGTTGACGGCGCCGTGTGAGCCCATGGACATTGTGCCGACGGGGATACCTTTGGGCATATTGCAGGTTGAGAGGAGCGCGTCAAGGCCACCCATGA contains these protein-coding regions:
- a CDS encoding polyprenyl synthetase family protein; this encodes MATDETSMKDIDIKSITNVAADVEQYLIDFLDSRPLPNNLREACKYALLGGGKRLRPVLVIQSALAVGGSLQNALPPAAAIEMIHAFSLVHDDLPAMDDDDLRRGRPTLHKHTDEAMAILAGDALMGLAFELITTKIADSTLATRIVAELATGNNNMIAGQIYDTLPDFEDGVESLERLVTIHKNKTGALLRASCRMGAMTAGANDKQINDLTQYADAIGLMFQVVDDVLDVTQTTEQLGKTAGKDVEQDKMTYPALMGLDKSRDEIERLHAESIQALAGFGESADALRHLSDYMAVRQH
- the dxs gene encoding 1-deoxy-D-xylulose-5-phosphate synthase — translated: MPQDLLKTINGPHDLKALSVDQLPQLADELRECICDQISRTGGHFASNLCVVELTIALHYVFDFAQDRLLFDVGHQCYPHKLLTGRQKLFPELKTKGGMAGFPEPRESEFDLFSVGHAGTAIPTAVGMAIGDTAIGEGHRRCVSIIGDASIINGVSMEGMNYAGTLNRQFLTILNDNGMAIGDPQGAVAQYFDRIRVSHTFDDLKKRGKEILEMIPGGSYLEDFYHRSGEVIKAAISTGHVFEHFGHVCVGPLDGHDLPTLVDLFNEVKDIEKPILLHVKTVKGKGYVPAEGDPFRFHAPKAGVVVNGNGEKKVEEALSKGELEKSDCSVVKKPACGGKSFTAAFADGMKGLMAKDEKVYAITAAMPDGTGLDKVAEAYPDRTIDCGLAESLGMDMAAGMAKSGLKPFYAVYSTFSQRALDQTFQEVALQGLPVRVCMDRAGYVGGDGAMMHGFMDIAMNAVFPDVVMMAPSDESNFNAGLEFMRGYEKSATFIRYPRDVVAAEELQADVPKYELGKANLIKKAKGKKPDVAVLAYGVMVYTAAEAIRELEGQGYDVALYDARFAKPVDMGLVTELIEGGIPVVTVEDHGIVGGFGTMVLEGCNEAGLRTDKLKRIAHPEKWMYQDSRGGQLKDAGLDATGVASTIRKFLDKLSHDVNVDVKTKSSQQVAK
- a CDS encoding MazG nucleotide pyrophosphohydrolase domain-containing protein — its product is MSDNLPPKSANAPSTDPLTIAAFQQHIRDRYYATDAERGTPGTFMWLIEEIGELATTLHKVNGQGGDTSGGSTQEDLESEFADVIAWLTTLANINNIDLESALHKKYFQDGGPKGTK
- a CDS encoding heavy-metal-associated domain-containing protein, giving the protein MSTVVIKISGMKCEGCVGEVQARLSKVRGVRTAVVDLASCEASVQIEDGVADVDMLMAVVKDAGFDAAPAFGS
- a CDS encoding heavy metal translocating P-type ATPase, which translates into the protein MAKVTLDVKGMRCASCVNHVEKALLACDGVDSAVVNLPLEEAVVGYDDVEMDVEELVEVVGDAGYTAEVRGAADEEHQHGDAGSGGHEHNEVGEWKQKLIVGGVLGVVVMVLAMGWKGQASHWWQLVLATPIQVWLGWSFYKGAWNGLKHKRADMDTLVALGTSVAYVYSVFSTFFGGEYVYFDTAAMILVLIGLGKMLEARARGSAASAIRGLMDLQPPEAVVLREGNEVVVSVGEVREGEVCVVKPGQKVPVDGRVVEGGSSVDQSMVTGESLPVDVEVGSKVFGGTVNQTGAFRMEATATGGKMLLSQVVGLVKQAQTSKAKVQRIVDEIAAVFVPAVLVVAVITFIGQGIYWWGEVGGWQMAMEAMIAVLIVACPCALGLATPTAIMVGTGIGAQRGILIKDAAALERAGKLTDIVLDKTGTLTVGKPAVTDVVCMLGESCQDDVLRFAAAVEMDSEHPLGKAIVNEAKERGMVVVRAEKFESLTAAGVRGVVEGHEVIVGRMTTLREMGVEGMDELIKKRDEVLEAQKTAVGVAVDGQARGVIAFADKVRDGAVEVVAELKELGLNVVMMTGDNAGSAKAVGDRLGIDEVMAEVLPADKQAKVKTLQGEGKRRVAMVGDGINDAPALASADIGIAIGGGTDIAMDAGHVVLVGDDLKNLPRAIRLSRATMKRIYYGLGWAFIYNVVLIPVAMSGYLWPMLAAGAMAFSSVSVVGNALYLRLSWKD